One window of Penaeus chinensis breed Huanghai No. 1 chromosome 3, ASM1920278v2, whole genome shotgun sequence genomic DNA carries:
- the LOC125043079 gene encoding uncharacterized protein LOC125043079, which yields MKVIITLAVVFLSLIQLSVNDTPASPCDVTAISVKPVHHQLRVYYNLTLNDEANCPEDRKFLIYSVNKRSSYVNHVNGSKSSSVELKGEGKFWLEWLNSSSKPEVRSADFWMPGNQVNTSYRVLGYRSDMIHFHMVDEYDRVKYAVIGIYKVLVDKMVFIENVTGNSTDVLKENLSPNDCYIFELTPVFWSSKIKYKAELYTDYMRCAIIRQGFPGRPLRLTQPLSDTIKVTIPVVVLLVGLVSAASVVIVRKLSARDAAVLAEDDEARMLSSQATRPELLVIHAREPMYRLHHDYTLRLMDQLRIHCNAKVHDIWDFRDPRWLQDPNGWLQRVLAYTSDVKVLLVMSPRVVSVMNAIVDHRSPRDLVDLEEGSKERGFLQMVSSIRKLLDKDLFDNYDRVYVVRFSSLWDKDEDILSVITGSRRFCLPEHTENLFEEIGFESN from the exons ATGAAGGTGATAATAACGTTGGCAGTGgtgttcctctcccttatccAGCTTTCAGTTAATG ACACTCCGGCATCCCCTTGTGACGTCACAGCCATCTCGGTTAAGCCAGTCCATCACCAACTCCGTGTTTACTATAATCTGACACTGAACGACGAGGCTAATTGCCCGGAAG ATCGAAAATTCCTTATTTACTCTGTGAATAAGAGATCCAGTTATGTGAACCATGTAAATGGCAGTAAG tCATCTAGCGTGGAactaaaaggagaggggaagtttTGGCTGGAATGGCTAAACAGCTCCAGTAAACCGGAAGTAAGATCAGCTGATTTTTGGATGCCGGGGAATCAGGTCAACACGTCGTACCGAGTCTTGGGATATAG ATCGGACATGATTCACTTCCACATGGTAGATGAATATGATCGCGTTAAGTACGCGGTTATCGGGATTTATAAG GTTTTAGTCGACAAGATGGTGTTCATCGAAAACGTGACAGGGAACTCAACCGACGTGTTGAAGGAAAACCTTTCACCAAACGACTGTTATATATTCGAG CTGACGCCCGTATTTTGGAGTTCCAAGATTAAATACAAAGCCGAATTGTATACGGATTACATGCGTTGCGCTATTATCAGGCAAGGTTTTCCTGGAAG GCCACTGCGCCTCACCCAGCCTCTGTCAGACACGATAAAGGTGACAATACCCGTTGTTGTTTTGCTGGTGGGGTTGGTGTCCGCAGCGTCCGTTGTCATCGTGAGGAAACTGAGTGCGAGAGATGCAG CCGTATTAGCAGAGGACGATGAAGCGAGAATGCTCTCCAGCCAAGCGACACGGCCGGAACTCCTGGTGATTCACGCCCGCGAACCGATGTACCGGCTTCACCACGACTACACACTGCGGCTCATGGATCAGCTGAGAATTCACTGCAACGCGAAG GTGCACGACATCTGGGACTTCCGTGACCCCCGCTGGTTGCAGGACCCGAATGGCTGGCTGCAGCGCGTCCTGGCCTACACCTCCGACGTCAAGGTCCTCCTGGTCATGTCCCCGCGCGTCGTCTCCGTTATGAATGCCATCGTTGATCATCGTAGCCCGCGAG ATTTGGTCGATCTCGAAGAGGGAAGCAAGGAAAGGGGTTTCCTGCAGATGGTTTCCAGCATCAGGAAGCTGCTGGATAAGGATCTCTTTGATAATTATGACCGTGTCTACGTtgtcag ATTCAGCAGTTTATGGGACAAAGACGAAGATATTCTCAGCGTCATAACTGGGAGTCGACGATTCTGTCTACCGGAACACACCGAAAATTTATTCGAAGAAATTGGTTTTGAGAGTAATTAA
- the LOC125038401 gene encoding L-threonine 3-dehydrogenase-like codes for MSIPSQMKCLLKETEKEGYDLVTRPVPKAGPGDVIIKVDKVSICGSDINLWKWNDIAQVIATVPFIPGHEATGVVVAVGEGVTEVRLGQRVAVENHFFCGLCYQCKEARGDICQRMDQYGHGRGTDQGGCCQFSRVPARYCYVLTRDLTPDQAVLLEPMGVAHNAVDNIDVKGEDVLVLGCGPVGLFAIAVARALGARAVYGVDISPARLELAKQMGVTRVINGAKEDIKSTIMSLSDNNGVGRIVEASGAASLLNQSFSWLRKGGQMALIGLPKAPLHVENVLTDVVFKSLTLKTVHGRRIFRTWQECERLLADGLVDADPVISHSLPMSQFEHAFRELLSGDACKIILDPQN; via the exons ATGTCAATTCCTTCCCAGATGAAGTGCCTGCTgaaggaaacggagaaagaaggaTATGATTTAGTAACCCGACCTGTGCCCAAGGCCGGCCCTGGTGACGTCATCATCAAGGTTGATAAG GTATCGATCTGCGGCTCGGATATCAACCTCTGGAAATGGAATGATATTGCACAGGTTATCGCAACAGTTCCCTTTATACCAG GTCACGAGGCAACCGGCGTCGTGGTGGCGGTGGGCGAAGGCGTGACGGAAGTGCGTCTCGGGCAGCGGGTGGCCGTCGAAAATCATTTCTTCTGCGGCCTGTGTTATCAGTGCAAA GAAGCGCGGGGGGACATCTGCCAGCGCATGGACCAGTATGGGCACGGGAGAGGAACAGACCAGGGCGGCTGCTGCCAGTTCTCGCGCGTCCCTGCTCGCTACTGCTACGTCCTCACCCGCGACCTGACTCCTGACCAGGCCGTTCTCCTCGAGCCGATGG GAGTTGCCCACAATGCCGTTGACAACATCGACGTCAAGGGTGAAGATGTGCTGGTCCTTGGCTGCGGTCCCGTCGGCCTCTTCGCCATCGCCGTGGCCAGGGCGCTCG GTGCCCGGGCAGTTTATGGCGTGGACATATCCCCAGCGCGACTCGAACTGGCCAAGCAGATGGGTGTCACTCGCGTCATCAATGGtgccaag GAGGACATCAAGTCGACCATCATGTCCCTCAGCGACAACAACGGCGTCGGTCGCATCGTCGAGGCCAGCGGCGCCGCCTCACTCCTCAACCAGTCTTTCTCTTGGCTGAGGAAG gGCGGACAGATGGCGCTGATAGGCTTACCAAAAGCACCTCTGCATGTGGAGAATGTCCTGACCGATGTTGTCTTTAAATCACTGACTCTCAAGACTGTTCACGGGCGAAG GATCTTCCGCACCTGGCAAGAGTGCGAGAGGCTCCTGGCTGACGGTCTGGTGGATGCAGACCCAGTAATTTCCCATAGCCTCCCCATGAGCCAATTTGAACATGCGTTTCGGGAACTCTTGAGCGGTGATGCATGCAAGATTATACTCGATCCTCAAAACTGA